A stretch of the Papaver somniferum cultivar HN1 chromosome 6, ASM357369v1, whole genome shotgun sequence genome encodes the following:
- the LOC113288060 gene encoding uncharacterized protein LOC113288060 yields the protein MGDEERQVLINHSNENKKEIKFTRSASNAGDELKSFRSCLRWMCVDQSDPLRAGLSWSLFFLLGIAVPILSHSFLACKDCDATHHRPYDANVQLSLSAVAALSFICLSKFNRKYGLRRFLFLDKLCGESERVRQGYHFQLQRSMKLLACFVLPCFAAECSYKVWWYSSGASQIPFLGNVYLSDATACILELFSWLYRTTIFFLVCVLYRLICYLQILRLQDFTKVFQEESEVESVLKEHLRIRRQLTVISHRYRGFIMLALAFVTASQFAALLSTTRTNANLNIFMAGELALCSMTLMAGVFILLRSATKITHKAQSITSLAAKWHICATLDSFEGINGETPRAPISTCGQQRVSTVFAGSSGESDEESVDGDDHETKIILPSYTHTICFQKRQALVTYFENNRAGITVFGFMLDRTLLHTIFGISLSLVLWLLGKTIGIS from the exons ATGGGTGACGAAGAGAGACAAGTTTTAATAAATCAtagtaatgaaaataaaaaagaaataaaatttacAAGATCAGCATCAAATGCAGGAGACGAACTAAAGAGTTTTAGATCATGTTTAAGATGGATGTGTGTAGATCAATCTGATCCATTAAGAGCTGGTTTATCATGGTCATTATTTTTCTTGTTAGGAATTGCTGTTCCAATATTATCTCATTCTTTCTTAGCTTGTAAAGATTGTGATGCTACTCATCATAGACCTTATGATGCTAATGTTCAATTATCTTTATCTGCTGTTGCtgctctttcttttatttgtctgTCTAAATTTAATCGAAAATATGGTCTTCGGAGATTTCTATTCCTCGATAAACTTTGTGGGGAAAGCGAAAGGGTTCGCCAAGGTTACCATTTTCAACTCCAG AGATCAATGAAGCTATTGGCTTGCTTTGTTCTGCCATGCTTTGCTGCTGAGTGTTCTTACAAGGTATGGTGGTACAGCTCAGGGGCGAGTCAAATTCCATTCCTTGGCAACGTTTATCTAAGCGATGCAACAGCGTGCATTTTGGAACTGTTTTCATGGCTGTATCGAACAACCATATTTTTCCTAGTGTGTGTCTTATACCGTTTGATATGTTACCTCCAAATACTGAGACTGCAAGACTTCActaaggtttttcaagaggaatCAGAGGTAGAATCCGTGTTGAAGGAACACCTTAGGATTAGAAGGCAACTGACTGTCATAAGTCATCGGTACCGTGGATTCATCATGTTGGCCTTAGCGTTTGTCACTGCCAGTCAATTTGCAGCTTTGCTCAGCACTACTCGAACAAACGCCAATCTTAACATCTTCATGGCTGGAGAGCTTGCT CTATGTTCGATGACATTAATGGCAGGGGTTTTCATACTACTGCGTAGTGCCACAAAAATCACACATAAGGCGCAATCCATAACGAGTTTGGCTGCCAAATGGCACATTTGTGCAACTTTAGATTCATTTGAAGGTATCAATGGTGAGACACCAAGGGCTCCGATCTCAACATGTGGACAACAAAGGGTGTCCACTGTTTTTGCCGGTAGTTCTGGTGAATCGGACGAAGAAAGCGTAGATGGAGATGATCACGAAACAAAAATCATACTTCCAAGTTATACGCATACCATTTGTTTCCAGAAAAGACAAGCTTTAG TGACTTATTTCGAGAACAATCGAGCAGGGATAACGGTGTTCGGATTCATGTTGGATAGGACATTGTTGCACACAATTTTTGGGATAAGTTTGTCCTTGGTTCTATGGTTGCTCGGAAAGACTATTGGAATTTCATAA